Proteins from a genomic interval of Ralstonia wenshanensis:
- the ruvC gene encoding crossover junction endodeoxyribonuclease RuvC → MRILGIDPGLRTTGFGVLERHGHKLVYVASGTIKSNGNADLPSRLKTLYDGVSELVSTYRPDCASIEKVFVNVNPQSTLLLGQARGAVICGLMSGNLPVFEYTALQLKQAVVGYGRANKDQVQEMVVRLLNLEGKPGADASDALGVAICHAHGGETLAAMAGLAPQLTQKGLRVRRGRLVG, encoded by the coding sequence ATGCGCATCCTCGGCATCGACCCCGGCCTTCGCACCACGGGTTTCGGCGTGCTCGAACGGCACGGCCACAAGCTCGTCTACGTGGCCTCGGGCACGATCAAGAGCAACGGCAATGCCGACCTGCCCAGCCGCCTGAAGACGCTGTACGACGGCGTCTCTGAACTGGTGAGCACATACCGGCCGGACTGCGCTTCCATCGAAAAGGTGTTCGTCAACGTCAACCCGCAATCGACGCTGCTGCTGGGCCAGGCCCGCGGCGCAGTGATCTGCGGCCTGATGAGCGGCAACCTGCCGGTGTTCGAATACACCGCGCTGCAACTGAAGCAGGCCGTGGTTGGCTACGGCCGCGCCAACAAGGATCAGGTGCAGGAAATGGTCGTGCGCCTGCTCAACCTCGAAGGCAAACCCGGCGCGGATGCATCTGACGCGCTGGGCGTGGCCATCTGTCATGCGCACGGCGGCGAGACACTGGCCGCCATGGCCGGGCTGGCGCCGCAGCTTACGCAAAAGGGCTTGCGCGTGCGGCGCGGGCGCCTCGTCGGCTGA
- a CDS encoding Fis family transcriptional regulator, with protein MSRNPIERCIRDSLDAYYRDLDGENPSNVYDMVLQAIERPLLETVMEWASNNQSQAADYLGINRNTLRKKLQQHGLI; from the coding sequence ATGAGCCGCAACCCGATCGAACGTTGCATCCGCGACAGCCTGGATGCGTATTACCGCGACCTGGACGGCGAGAACCCGTCCAACGTCTACGACATGGTGCTGCAGGCCATTGAACGGCCGCTGCTGGAAACCGTGATGGAATGGGCTTCCAACAACCAGTCGCAGGCGGCCGACTACCTCGGCATCAACCGCAACACGCTGCGCAAGAAGTTGCAGCAGCACGGCCTCATCTGA
- a CDS encoding aminopeptidase P N-terminal domain-containing protein, with product MSATELAFLQTYRQRRERVVQWLRAASGGNGGVAIVPTAPEAMRNRDSDYPYRHDSYFYYLTGFTEPEAVLAIVVPAGSAPARSVLFCRPKHEEREIWDGFRFGPEAAKEAFGLDEAHSVEEIDATLPKLLANAAAVAYPLAESGMFDRRMRRWLDAVRMQGRAGVSSPHQALDVRAILDELRLFKDPSELDIMRRAGRISAGAHVRAMQASRAGLREYHLEAELLYEFRRHGAQSVAYNSIVATGPNACVLHYRAGNAELRDGDLCLIDAGCELDGYASDITRTFPVNGRFTGPQRELYALVVAAQEAALAETRPGVPYNVPHDAATRVLAQGMLDTGLLDRNTVGTLDDVIAGGQYRQFYMHRTGHWLGMDVHDVGEYRTPGTAAPAEGERPWRPLEAGMVLTVEPGIYVRPAPGVPEQYWHIGIRIEDDAIVTPEGCEIITRDVPVAPDEIELVMRSQA from the coding sequence ATGTCCGCCACCGAACTCGCTTTCCTCCAGACCTATCGCCAGCGCCGGGAGCGCGTCGTGCAGTGGCTGCGCGCGGCATCGGGTGGCAATGGCGGCGTCGCCATCGTGCCGACCGCACCTGAGGCGATGCGCAACCGCGACAGCGACTACCCCTACCGGCACGACAGCTACTTCTATTACCTGACCGGCTTTACCGAGCCCGAAGCGGTGCTTGCCATCGTGGTCCCCGCTGGCAGCGCCCCCGCGCGCAGCGTGCTGTTCTGCCGCCCCAAGCATGAAGAGCGCGAAATCTGGGACGGCTTCCGCTTCGGCCCCGAAGCCGCTAAGGAAGCCTTCGGCCTGGATGAGGCGCACTCGGTGGAAGAGATCGACGCGACGCTGCCCAAGCTGCTCGCCAACGCTGCGGCCGTCGCTTATCCGCTGGCTGAAAGCGGCATGTTCGACCGCCGCATGCGCCGCTGGCTCGACGCGGTGCGCATGCAAGGCCGCGCAGGTGTGTCGTCGCCACACCAGGCGCTGGACGTGCGCGCCATCCTCGACGAGCTGCGCCTGTTCAAAGACCCGAGCGAGCTCGACATCATGCGTCGTGCCGGCCGCATCTCCGCGGGAGCGCATGTGCGCGCCATGCAAGCTTCACGTGCCGGCCTGCGTGAATACCATCTCGAAGCCGAGTTGCTGTACGAATTCCGCCGCCACGGTGCGCAAAGCGTGGCCTACAACTCCATCGTTGCCACTGGCCCCAACGCTTGCGTGCTGCACTACCGCGCCGGCAATGCCGAACTGCGCGACGGCGATCTCTGCCTGATCGACGCGGGCTGCGAGCTGGACGGCTACGCATCGGACATCACGCGCACGTTCCCGGTGAACGGCCGCTTCACGGGCCCGCAACGCGAGCTGTATGCGCTTGTGGTTGCGGCGCAGGAAGCCGCCCTGGCCGAAACGCGCCCGGGCGTGCCGTACAACGTGCCGCACGATGCCGCCACGCGCGTGCTCGCGCAAGGCATGCTCGACACCGGCCTGCTTGACCGCAACACGGTCGGCACGCTTGACGACGTGATCGCCGGTGGCCAATACCGCCAGTTCTACATGCACCGCACTGGCCACTGGCTCGGCATGGACGTGCACGACGTGGGCGAATACCGCACACCCGGCACCGCCGCGCCTGCAGAAGGCGAACGCCCGTGGCGCCCGCTGGAAGCCGGTATGGTGCTGACCGTCGAACCCGGCATCTACGTGCGCCCCGCGCCTGGCGTGCCGGAACAGTACTGGCACATCGGCATCCGCATTGAAGACGACGCCATCGTCACGCCCGAAGGCTGCGAAATCATCACGCGCGACGTGCCCGTGGCCCCGGACGAAATCGAACTGGTGATGCGGAGCCAGGCATGA
- the murU gene encoding N-acetylmuramate alpha-1-phosphate uridylyltransferase MurU → MIFAAGRGDRMRPLTDHTPKPLLNVGGKPLIVWQIERLAAAGVRDIVINHAWLGVQIEAALGDGSAWGVRLAYSPEGQALETAGGVAQAMPLLHAGDGHSVFIAVSGDVFCDYDYTVLCDRAPAMAAQAAPSMHLVMVPNPPYHLRGDFALDDQGTLHAEGPERLTFGNIGLYDTRLFAGIAPGTRLAMTPLYHQAIAEGRATGERFDGRWENVGTPAQLAALDAEVASR, encoded by the coding sequence ATGATTTTTGCAGCGGGCCGTGGCGACCGCATGCGCCCGCTGACCGACCACACGCCCAAACCCCTGCTCAACGTGGGCGGCAAACCACTGATCGTCTGGCAGATCGAGCGCCTGGCTGCAGCCGGCGTGCGCGACATTGTCATCAACCACGCCTGGCTCGGCGTGCAGATCGAAGCCGCGCTCGGAGATGGCAGCGCATGGGGCGTGCGCCTCGCGTATTCACCGGAAGGGCAAGCGCTGGAAACGGCAGGCGGGGTCGCCCAGGCGATGCCGCTGCTGCATGCCGGCGATGGGCACAGCGTATTCATTGCTGTCAGCGGCGATGTGTTCTGCGATTACGACTACACCGTGCTATGCGACCGTGCGCCCGCAATGGCGGCGCAAGCGGCACCCAGCATGCATTTGGTGATGGTGCCCAATCCGCCCTATCACCTGCGCGGCGATTTCGCCCTGGATGACCAAGGCACACTCCACGCCGAAGGCCCCGAGCGTCTCACGTTCGGCAACATCGGCTTGTACGACACGCGCCTGTTTGCCGGCATCGCGCCTGGCACGCGGCTGGCGATGACGCCGCTGTACCACCAGGCCATCGCCGAAGGCCGCGCCACCGGCGAGCGCTTCGACGGGCGCTGGGAAAACGTCGGGACGCCAGCGCAGCTGGCCGCGCTCGACGCGGAAGTCGCGTCGCGCTAA
- a CDS encoding AzlD domain-containing protein: MKALILFGVLLISGAATYLIRLSFIALEGRMTLPMWFRSALPYVPAAMLTALIAPDLLMRDGALAVSVDNPRLLAGIVAIVIARVTKSAMWTIVGGMAVLLILMKVMA, from the coding sequence ATGAAAGCCCTCATCCTCTTCGGCGTGTTACTGATTTCCGGCGCGGCCACCTACCTGATCCGCCTATCGTTCATCGCGCTGGAAGGGCGCATGACCCTGCCGATGTGGTTCCGCAGCGCCCTGCCCTACGTGCCGGCCGCGATGTTGACCGCGCTGATCGCGCCCGATCTGCTGATGCGTGACGGCGCGCTCGCAGTGTCGGTCGACAACCCCCGCCTGCTTGCCGGCATCGTCGCCATCGTCATCGCACGGGTGACAAAGAGCGCGATGTGGACCATCGTCGGCGGCATGGCCGTGCTGCTGATTCTTATGAAGGTGATGGCTTGA
- a CDS encoding UbiH/UbiF/VisC/COQ6 family ubiquinone biosynthesis hydroxylase: MTNSITASSAVPDFDVAIVGAGPVGLALANWLLRDTDWRIALFDARDAEAAARDPRSLALSHGSRVLLQEIGGWPKRATPITHIHVSQRGHFGQAHIRREDYDVPALGHVVQYGDLSAALNAALGTQMERHPNRLTRYDHTPVERVEQLPRADGTIAPARVRALREGRHPLAIETEVVIQAEGGLFDDARKQQGGIGHARRRDYGQTAIVAHVRCSAPLEGWAWERFTPEGPLALLPQDDAQGPGYALVWCCAPDEARRRAALPDDAFLAELGAAFGERMGRFTHASPRHTFALGLHAQRIPVDRRVAAIGNAAQTIHPVAGQGFNLGLRDAFEMARALRDGATAATLARFARERAFDRAVTIGLTDLLPRAFAVPGRPFGHLRGAALTLLECLPPLKHGLARQMMFGQRG, encoded by the coding sequence ATGACCAACAGCATCACAGCAAGCAGCGCGGTGCCGGATTTCGACGTCGCCATCGTCGGCGCCGGGCCCGTCGGGCTGGCGCTGGCCAACTGGTTGCTGCGCGACACCGACTGGCGCATCGCCCTGTTCGATGCGCGCGATGCTGAAGCCGCCGCGCGAGACCCGCGCTCGCTGGCGCTCTCGCATGGCTCGCGCGTGCTGCTGCAGGAGATTGGCGGGTGGCCCAAGCGCGCCACGCCCATCACGCACATCCACGTCTCGCAACGCGGCCACTTCGGGCAAGCGCATATCCGCCGTGAAGACTACGACGTCCCGGCGCTCGGCCACGTCGTGCAATACGGTGACCTGAGCGCCGCGCTCAACGCCGCACTTGGCACGCAGATGGAGCGCCACCCAAACCGCCTCACCCGCTACGACCACACGCCCGTGGAGCGCGTCGAACAACTGCCACGTGCAGACGGCACCATCGCCCCGGCACGCGTGCGGGCGCTACGCGAAGGGCGCCATCCGCTGGCCATCGAAACCGAAGTCGTCATCCAGGCCGAAGGCGGCTTGTTCGACGACGCACGCAAGCAGCAAGGCGGTATCGGCCACGCACGGCGCCGCGATTACGGCCAAACCGCCATCGTCGCGCACGTGCGCTGCAGCGCGCCGCTGGAAGGCTGGGCATGGGAGCGCTTCACACCCGAAGGCCCGCTCGCATTGCTGCCGCAAGATGACGCGCAGGGCCCTGGCTACGCGCTCGTCTGGTGCTGCGCGCCCGACGAAGCACGGCGACGCGCAGCGTTGCCCGACGATGCCTTCCTCGCTGAACTGGGCGCTGCCTTCGGCGAGCGCATGGGCCGCTTCACGCACGCCAGCCCGCGCCACACATTCGCGCTCGGGCTGCACGCGCAGCGCATTCCGGTCGACCGCCGCGTCGCCGCCATCGGCAATGCCGCGCAGACGATCCACCCCGTGGCGGGCCAGGGCTTCAACCTCGGCCTGCGCGATGCATTCGAAATGGCGCGTGCGCTTCGGGATGGGGCAACGGCAGCCACCCTCGCCCGTTTCGCGCGCGAACGCGCGTTTGACCGCGCTGTCACCATCGGCCTGACCGATTTGCTGCCGCGCGCGTTTGCCGTGCCGGGCCGGCCGTTTGGCCACCTGCGCGGCGCCGCGCTTACGCTGCTGGAATGCCTGCCGCCGCTCAAACACGGGCTGGCCCGGCAGATGATGTTCGGGCAGCGAGGTTAA
- the purH gene encoding bifunctional phosphoribosylaminoimidazolecarboxamide formyltransferase/IMP cyclohydrolase — MIQQALLSVSDKTGIVDFARALHERGVKLLSTGGTAKLLAESGLPVTEVADYTGFPEMLDGRVKTLHPKVHGGILARRDLPEHMAALSEHSIPTIDLLVVNLYPFQQTVAKDECSLADAIENIDIGGPTMLRSAAKNHRDVTVIVDPADYATVLAEMQANNNTVGYETNFMLAKKVFAHTAQYDGAITNYLTSLGADKSHSTRSAYPQTLNLAFDKVQEMRYGENPHQSAAFYRDLKVVDGALANYTQLQGKELSYNNIADADAAWECVKSFDPAKGAACVIIKHANPCGVAIGGTAQEAYEKAFKTDSTSAFGGIIAFNVPLDEAAAQVVAKQFVEVLIAPGFSEGARAVFAAKQNVRVLEIPLGKGVNAYDFKRVGGGLLVQSPDAKNVQPSELRVVTKRHPTPKEMDDLMFAWRVAKFVKSNAIVFCGGGMTLGVGAGQMSRVDSARIASIKAQNAGLTLAGSAVASDAFFPFRDGLDVVVDAGASCVIQPGGSVRDDEVIAAADERNVAMIFTGTRHFRH; from the coding sequence ATGATCCAGCAAGCCCTGCTTTCCGTTTCCGACAAGACCGGCATCGTCGACTTTGCCCGTGCCCTGCACGAGCGCGGCGTCAAGCTCCTCTCCACCGGCGGCACCGCCAAGCTGCTCGCCGAGTCCGGCCTGCCCGTGACGGAAGTGGCGGACTACACCGGCTTTCCGGAAATGCTCGACGGCCGCGTGAAGACGCTGCACCCGAAGGTGCACGGCGGCATCCTGGCCCGCCGCGACCTGCCCGAACACATGGCCGCGCTGTCCGAACACAGCATCCCGACCATCGACCTGCTGGTGGTGAACCTGTACCCGTTCCAGCAAACGGTGGCCAAGGACGAATGCTCGCTGGCCGACGCCATCGAGAACATCGACATCGGCGGCCCGACCATGCTGCGCTCGGCCGCGAAGAACCATCGTGACGTGACGGTCATCGTTGACCCGGCCGACTACGCCACCGTGCTGGCCGAAATGCAGGCCAACAACAACACGGTTGGCTACGAGACCAACTTCATGCTGGCCAAGAAGGTGTTCGCGCACACCGCGCAGTACGACGGTGCGATCACGAATTACCTGACGAGCCTTGGCGCCGATAAGTCGCACAGCACGCGCAGCGCCTATCCGCAAACGCTGAACCTGGCCTTCGACAAGGTGCAGGAAATGCGCTACGGCGAGAACCCGCACCAGTCCGCCGCGTTCTACCGCGACCTGAAGGTCGTGGACGGCGCCCTCGCCAACTACACGCAACTGCAGGGCAAGGAGCTGTCGTACAACAATATCGCCGACGCCGATGCCGCATGGGAATGCGTGAAGTCGTTCGACCCGGCCAAGGGCGCGGCGTGCGTGATCATCAAACACGCCAACCCGTGCGGCGTGGCCATCGGCGGTACCGCGCAGGAAGCGTATGAGAAGGCCTTCAAGACCGACTCGACCTCGGCCTTCGGCGGCATCATCGCCTTCAACGTGCCGCTGGATGAAGCGGCTGCGCAGGTGGTGGCCAAGCAGTTCGTGGAAGTGCTGATCGCCCCGGGCTTCTCGGAAGGCGCGCGTGCGGTGTTTGCTGCCAAGCAAAACGTGCGTGTGCTGGAGATTCCGCTGGGCAAGGGCGTGAACGCGTACGACTTCAAGCGCGTTGGCGGCGGCCTGCTGGTGCAGAGCCCGGATGCCAAGAACGTGCAACCGAGCGAACTGCGCGTGGTGACCAAGCGCCACCCGACGCCGAAGGAAATGGACGACCTGATGTTTGCCTGGCGCGTCGCCAAGTTCGTCAAGTCGAACGCCATCGTGTTCTGCGGCGGCGGCATGACGCTGGGCGTGGGCGCCGGCCAGATGAGCCGTGTGGACTCGGCCCGCATCGCGAGCATCAAGGCGCAGAACGCCGGCCTGACGCTGGCCGGTTCGGCTGTGGCATCGGATGCGTTCTTCCCGTTCCGCGACGGCCTGGACGTGGTGGTCGATGCGGGCGCCTCGTGCGTGATCCAGCCGGGCGGCTCGGTGCGCGACGATGAAGTCATCGCCGCCGCCGACGAGCGCAACGTGGCAATGATCTTCACGGGCACGCGCCACTTCCGCCACTAA
- a CDS encoding putative bifunctional diguanylate cyclase/phosphodiesterase, whose product MLASSYNPLLVLLSLFVAILASYTALDMAGRVVTAQGRAGSWWLIGGASAMGLGIWSMHFVGMLALNLPIPVGYDVGITLTSLAIGIGASMFALWLASRRELPWPRLAGGALLMGAGVAGMHYTGMAALRMNPGIQYNPARFALSIVIAVLASGVALWIAFRLRRQARRVRALRAGSAVVMGVAIVGMHYVGMSAAAFPFGSVCGAAHTGASAEWLALVIIIVTLAVLAIALIISVLDMRMEARTALLANSLAAANKELAYLALHDNLTKLSNRVLLEDRLTQAIRTAEREKRRFALMFMDLDGFKAINDVYGHHVGDLLLIDVAQRIGARVRQQDTVARVGGDEFVVLAYVDDPEDAGTLADALLEVVREPFMAGGHELRVSTSIGIAIYPGDGGNQHDLLTNADAAMYHAKGLGRNAYSFFEPSMNADVHQQLQLVQDLRRAVERHELVLHYQPKFDAPNGPIMGVEALVRWQHPQRGLVPADEFIPLAEKTGLIVPLGAWVLDEACRQMAQWHREGRTGWTVAVNLSALQFGHVALIDTVRDTLARHALDPRSLTLEITESTAMRDVDASLQILQQLDAIGVRISIDDFGTGYSSLLYLKRLPASELKIDRGFVRDLAHDTEDAAIVSAIVALGQTLNLRIVAEGVETAEQQAFLTRLGCHSLQGYLLGRPMTAESLSAAMA is encoded by the coding sequence ATGCTCGCCAGCAGTTACAACCCTCTTCTTGTCCTGCTTTCCCTCTTCGTGGCCATCCTGGCGTCATATACGGCGCTGGATATGGCAGGACGTGTCGTCACGGCGCAAGGCCGCGCAGGGTCGTGGTGGCTCATCGGCGGCGCATCGGCCATGGGGCTGGGTATCTGGTCGATGCACTTTGTCGGCATGCTGGCGCTGAACCTGCCGATCCCCGTTGGATATGACGTTGGCATCACGCTGACCTCGCTCGCTATCGGCATTGGAGCGTCGATGTTTGCGTTGTGGCTGGCCAGCCGGCGTGAATTGCCTTGGCCGCGCCTGGCAGGCGGTGCGCTGCTCATGGGCGCGGGTGTCGCGGGCATGCACTACACCGGCATGGCCGCGCTGCGCATGAACCCCGGCATTCAATACAACCCCGCGAGGTTTGCGCTGTCGATCGTGATTGCCGTGCTGGCATCGGGCGTGGCGCTGTGGATCGCGTTCCGCCTGCGGCGGCAGGCGCGGCGCGTTCGTGCACTGCGTGCCGGTTCGGCGGTGGTGATGGGCGTGGCCATCGTCGGCATGCACTACGTGGGCATGTCGGCGGCCGCGTTTCCATTCGGCAGTGTGTGCGGCGCTGCGCACACCGGGGCGAGTGCCGAATGGCTGGCGCTGGTCATCATCATCGTGACGCTGGCGGTGCTGGCCATCGCGCTCATCATCTCGGTGCTCGACATGCGCATGGAAGCGCGCACCGCCTTGCTGGCGAACTCGCTGGCCGCGGCCAACAAGGAGCTGGCCTACCTTGCGCTGCACGACAACCTGACCAAGCTTTCCAACCGCGTCCTGCTGGAAGACCGCCTGACGCAGGCGATCCGCACGGCTGAACGCGAGAAGCGCCGCTTCGCGCTCATGTTCATGGACCTGGATGGCTTCAAGGCCATCAACGATGTCTATGGCCACCACGTGGGCGATCTGTTGCTGATCGATGTCGCGCAGCGCATCGGCGCGCGGGTGCGCCAGCAGGACACCGTGGCGCGGGTCGGTGGCGATGAATTCGTCGTGCTCGCCTATGTGGACGATCCGGAAGACGCCGGCACCCTGGCCGACGCGCTGCTGGAAGTGGTGCGCGAGCCCTTCATGGCGGGCGGTCACGAGTTGCGTGTTTCCACCAGCATCGGCATTGCGATCTATCCGGGCGACGGCGGCAACCAGCACGATCTCCTGACCAATGCCGATGCGGCGATGTACCACGCGAAGGGCCTGGGCCGGAACGCCTACAGTTTCTTCGAGCCGTCGATGAACGCCGACGTGCATCAGCAGTTGCAGCTCGTGCAAGACTTGCGCCGCGCGGTTGAGCGGCACGAACTCGTGCTGCATTACCAGCCCAAGTTCGACGCGCCCAACGGGCCGATCATGGGCGTGGAGGCGCTGGTGCGCTGGCAGCATCCGCAGCGCGGCCTGGTGCCCGCCGACGAGTTCATCCCGCTGGCCGAGAAGACCGGGCTGATCGTGCCGCTGGGCGCATGGGTGCTGGACGAAGCCTGCCGCCAGATGGCGCAATGGCACCGCGAGGGGCGCACCGGCTGGACCGTCGCCGTGAATCTCTCTGCGTTGCAGTTTGGCCATGTCGCGCTCATCGACACCGTGCGCGACACGCTCGCGCGCCATGCGCTGGACCCCCGCAGCTTGACGCTGGAGATTACGGAATCGACCGCCATGCGCGACGTTGACGCAAGCCTGCAGATCCTGCAGCAGCTCGATGCGATAGGTGTGCGGATTTCGATCGACGATTTCGGCACCGGCTATTCGAGTCTGCTGTATCTCAAGCGCTTGCCTGCCAGCGAGCTGAAAATCGATCGTGGCTTTGTGCGCGACCTGGCGCACGACACGGAAGACGCGGCCATCGTCTCGGCCATCGTGGCGCTGGGCCAGACGCTGAACCTGCGCATCGTCGCAGAAGGTGTGGAGACGGCCGAGCAGCAGGCGTTTCTTACGCGGCTCGGATGTCACTCGCTGCAGGGCTACTTGTTGGGCCGCCCGATGACGGCGGAATCGCTGAGCGCCGCGATGGCGTAA
- a CDS encoding NAD(P)/FAD-dependent oxidoreductase — protein MAFAEVSTAGDRQQITVVGAGIVGTACALQLQREGHQVTLLDQAGIGEGCSFGNAGCLSVASVVPMALPGMLKQVPKWLADPMGPLTVRWPYLPRALPWLLQWVLAGNEAQARATAQPLASLFSATFPGYRNLLDAAQYDGLIRQAGHLYVWRTLARSSGDVLAQSIRDATGVRSQALSAGEARELEPALAADIQSGLLLPDNGFTINPERLVKTLASNFIAAGGTFLRRKVLDVEFGRSDYGGPTRLHTDCGTLPVSKLVLCAGAWSMRLGAKLTSIRIPLDTERGYHATLRAPTVQPSRPIMDCERKFIATPMEGGLRIAGTVEIGGLDAPPDYRRARILMQQGQQLFPGLGFSDDSQWMGHRPSLPDSLPVIDRSERYRNVFFAFGHGHLGMTGAPGTALLIADLVSERKPFIDAHAYGLQRFR, from the coding sequence ATGGCGTTTGCCGAGGTCAGCACTGCGGGCGATCGCCAGCAGATCACCGTGGTGGGCGCCGGCATTGTCGGCACGGCATGCGCGCTGCAGCTGCAGCGGGAGGGCCACCAGGTCACGCTGCTCGATCAGGCGGGCATTGGCGAAGGCTGCTCGTTCGGCAACGCCGGGTGCCTGAGCGTGGCGTCGGTCGTGCCGATGGCGCTGCCGGGCATGCTCAAGCAGGTGCCCAAATGGCTGGCCGATCCGATGGGTCCGCTGACGGTGCGTTGGCCCTATCTGCCGCGTGCCTTGCCCTGGCTGCTGCAATGGGTGCTCGCAGGCAACGAGGCGCAAGCCCGTGCGACGGCGCAGCCTCTGGCGAGCCTCTTCAGCGCGACCTTCCCCGGATATCGCAACCTGCTCGACGCCGCGCAATACGACGGCCTGATCCGCCAGGCGGGCCACCTGTATGTGTGGCGCACGCTGGCACGTTCGTCGGGCGATGTGCTGGCGCAGTCCATTCGCGACGCCACGGGCGTGCGCTCGCAAGCCCTGAGCGCCGGTGAAGCGCGCGAACTGGAGCCTGCGCTGGCCGCCGACATCCAATCCGGTCTGCTGCTGCCGGACAACGGCTTCACGATCAACCCGGAACGGCTCGTCAAGACGCTGGCATCCAACTTCATAGCGGCCGGCGGCACCTTCCTGCGCCGCAAGGTCCTGGACGTGGAATTCGGCCGAAGCGACTACGGCGGCCCGACGCGGCTGCACACCGATTGCGGCACGCTGCCCGTGTCGAAGCTTGTGCTGTGCGCAGGCGCATGGTCGATGCGGCTGGGGGCCAAGCTCACCAGCATCCGCATTCCGCTCGACACCGAACGCGGCTATCACGCCACGCTGCGCGCTCCCACCGTGCAGCCCTCGCGGCCGATCATGGATTGCGAGCGCAAGTTCATCGCCACGCCCATGGAAGGCGGCTTGCGCATTGCCGGCACCGTGGAGATCGGCGGGTTGGACGCGCCGCCTGACTATCGCCGCGCCCGCATTCTCATGCAACAGGGCCAGCAGCTCTTTCCGGGCCTCGGCTTCTCAGACGACAGCCAGTGGATGGGCCATCGCCCCTCCCTGCCCGACAGCCTGCCCGTGATCGACCGTTCGGAGCGCTACCGCAACGTGTTCTTTGCGTTCGGGCATGGCCATCTGGGCATGACGGGCGCGCCAGGCACCGCCCTACTCATCGCCGATCTGGTCAGCGAGCGCAAACCCTTCATCGACGCCCACGCCTACGGCCTGCAACGATTCCGCTAG
- the dusB gene encoding tRNA dihydrouridine synthase DusB — translation MQIGPHTLRNNLFVAPMAGVTDRPFRQLCKRLGAGYAVSEMVASNAQLWKSEKTMRRANHTGEVEPIAVQIAGAEPMMMAEAARYNVDRGAQIIDINMGCPAKKVCNVAAGSALLQNEPLVQRIVEAVVGAVGDRVPVTLKIRTGWVREHRNALSVARIAQEAGISMLTVHGRTRADLYHGEAEYDTIAAVKASVRIPVVANGDITTPAKAKHVLAVTGADAIMIGRAAQGRPWLFREISHFLQTGTLLPAPEVEEIRGIMNAHLEEHYAFYGEYTGVRTARKHIAWYTRGLAGANLFRHRMNTIEDTAAQLAAVNAFFDEQRALSDRLVYEDQTTGGDHPTTGNNDNNKELLAA, via the coding sequence TTGCAGATCGGACCCCATACCCTTCGCAACAACCTGTTCGTCGCGCCCATGGCGGGTGTGACGGACCGCCCGTTCCGCCAGCTCTGCAAACGGCTGGGCGCGGGCTATGCGGTGTCGGAAATGGTCGCGTCCAACGCGCAGTTGTGGAAGAGCGAGAAGACGATGCGGCGCGCCAACCACACGGGCGAGGTCGAGCCGATCGCCGTGCAGATCGCCGGCGCCGAGCCGATGATGATGGCCGAAGCCGCGCGCTACAACGTCGATCGCGGCGCGCAGATCATCGACATCAACATGGGCTGCCCGGCCAAGAAGGTGTGCAACGTGGCCGCCGGCTCTGCACTGCTGCAGAACGAGCCGCTGGTCCAGCGCATTGTCGAGGCGGTGGTAGGTGCGGTGGGCGATCGCGTGCCGGTGACGCTTAAAATCCGCACCGGGTGGGTCCGCGAACACCGCAATGCATTGAGCGTGGCGCGCATTGCCCAGGAGGCCGGCATCAGCATGCTGACCGTGCACGGCCGCACGCGCGCCGATCTGTATCACGGTGAAGCGGAATACGACACCATCGCTGCGGTCAAGGCGTCGGTACGCATTCCGGTGGTGGCCAACGGCGATATCACCACGCCGGCCAAGGCCAAGCACGTGCTGGCCGTGACGGGCGCCGACGCCATCATGATCGGCCGCGCAGCGCAGGGGCGCCCGTGGTTGTTCCGCGAGATTTCCCACTTCCTGCAGACCGGCACGCTGCTGCCTGCGCCCGAAGTGGAAGAGATTCGCGGCATCATGAACGCGCATTTGGAAGAGCACTACGCGTTCTATGGCGAATACACCGGCGTGCGCACCGCACGCAAGCACATCGCCTGGTACACGCGCGGGTTGGCGGGGGCCAACCTGTTCCGCCACCGCATGAACACCATCGAAGACACCGCGGCCCAGCTGGCGGCCGTCAACGCGTTCTTCGACGAGCAGCGTGCGCTGTCCGACCGTCTGGTCTACGAAGACCAGACCACCGGTGGCGACCACCCCACGACGGGCAACAACGACAACAACAAGGAACTGCTTGCCGCATGA